DNA from Salmo trutta chromosome 14, fSalTru1.1, whole genome shotgun sequence:
TAAGccaccaatgtcgttttagagaattttgcagtagtTCCAACCGGCTTAACAACCGCacaccatgtgtaaccatgccagacctccacatccggctcctTCACCtacaggatcgtctgagaccagccacccggaaacTGAAACTgggggtttgcacaactgaagaatttctgtacAAACCGTAAGAAGCTCatcgtcttgacctgactgcagtttggcttcGTGACCAGGCAAACGCTCAGACTtgtcaccaattgagcatgtttgggatgctctggatcgacgtgtacgacagtgggTTCAAGTTCCTGCCTATATACAGCAACtttacacagccattgaagaggagtgggacaacgtcccactatcaacagcctgatcaactatcagaaggagatgtgttgcgctgcatgaggcaaatggtcacaccagatactgactaggtttctgatccacgcccttttttttttaaggtatctgtgatcaacagatgcatatctgtattcccagtcatgtgaaatctatagattagggtctaatgaatttatttcaattgactgatttccttttatgaactgtaattcagtaaaatctttgaaattgttgcacgttgcatttatattttcgtTCAATGTATAATAACAAGGAGGAGCTCTATTCCTCTATCTCTTCCCCTCTGCCCTTTCTTCTCCCACTCCCTTTTCTTCACATTCATACACAAACTTTTCTATTTCAGAATATGGCTACTACATTTCCTCTGTCTACCTATTTCAGACTTAATTAGATAATTAGTGGAATGAAATTATAACATTGTATTTAGCCCTCTACATTTAAATCTTAATTTGTAGGCAAATGTGTATTTTAAGATATCTTAAATGTAAAGGTTATAATATATGCTGGGTAAGACCAGGCCATAGTGCGGTGTTTTTGAGTGTCGGGTGAAGTTGCctctagacactgatcttgggtcagttttgcactTTCCCCATAATGGCTAAGGTTACGATTTGGGGAGTTGAAGCTGATTCTAGGTCTGTACCTAGGGGAACCTTCACCCCCATAGCTTGTTTTCTTTGTGTGACATACTGTACTTTACGCCAGGCTGTCAGTAGCACCACATATAAGGGCGGAGCAGGAGATGTGGAGTATGCTACCTCCTCCCCTTGAAAAAACAAGCTCTGTTACCACAGAACACCTGTCCTCCCTTTCTCCActtctccccctctatccctgtACGCCTCCTTTCTCTCCATTTCTTCCTCTCAGGCAAGccttctcccattcttttcttcTCAGCCCAGTTCTTTGTCCATCGCTTCCATTGGTCTTCCTTGCTCTCTCCATTCTGCTCTCAGCCACTCACTCATTCTCTCCTGCACTGTCTTATCTGTATCAAGTTCCATGCTTTGTGTTCACCCTGTGTGACTGGCCTTAGAAACACAATatcatctgtttctctcttccgTTGTGTCATAAgcgcactctattccctacatagtggacgACTTTTGACCAAaatccatagagctctggtcaaaactactgcactacatagggaatagggagccattttggataCAACCACAGTATTGTGCTCCTCAATCTCTAATGTACTGTCTATCTGTATTGTGTTCAACCTGTGTGACTAGCCTTAGAAACACAATATCAGCTATTTCTCTCTTCCGTTGTGTCATaacatgcatcccaaatggggatgcatagggaatagggtgccatttgggacagacatAGTATTGTCCTCCTGTGGCCTATTTATCATATGGCTTCTGACGGTCACCTCAACAATTGTCAAACCAGGAATAACCTCCAACTTGACTTGTTCTCAAATGGGCTGGTGCCttggatctttttttttttaaacgtgctTTTTCAAAGACTATGTCCCAGTCTGTCTCGTCCAGCTCAGTGATGTGGCAAAAACCTGTGGTTGCCGGTTAAATAGGTCTCTCAAACCCTGTACACCTGGATTAAAATAGATGGGCCATGACTTCCGTCTCCAATGGTCACATCATTACCACTGGTGACAGACAGACCGTATgcattccaaatggtaccctattccttttatagtgcactactttttatctGGGCCtacagggctctgatcaaaagcagtgcattatatagggaatagcgtgccatgTGGGAAGCAGACATCTTTTAAGCCCTCCAGCAGTGTTTCCTGAGTGGTGCGTGAGAACTAGCTGGTAAGTTGTGGCTAGTTCCTTCCGGATCGCTGCTAATGCAATCAATCAAATTCAAACGtatgcagttgtcacaaagtgctttacagatacccagcctaaaaccccaaagagaaaaaagcacagtggctaggaaaaactccctagaaggaagGAACGTAGGAAGAAACCTCGAGAGGAACCAGGTTCATTCAAAAGGCTTTCAGTGGATCACAACTCAAATATGGAACCACTGCCCCTCAAAGAGAAGCAATGAAACACCTGCCAGTTCAAAGAGGCAACTCTATTTACATATGAGCTCTATGGACTACAACCCTCTACAGAGTAGTAGCAATGCTGCTATAGGCAGTCTATAGGAGACCAATATGACTGTTAACCGTTCATATTGTTCTCACCTGCACCTTCTCCCTATCATATTTCATGCATTCTTTcatcaaataagggctgtgtgtTTGAGGTGTGTCAGGAATGGAAAGAGCACAAGGGAGTAGCTAACCACAAAGAAAGAGAACTTGATGGGGAAAATGGGAATGTAGTATTGAGTGGGAGTCTGGGAGAAGACATGGGCTTTTAGTAATAAACAGGGTTAACCATTAACTTTACAATACACACCAAGGTCTATCATCATGGCTGTGTCAGAACAGACCACCTCAATTCAAGACTGAAAGCTAGGCAGACATGGGGGTCGTTTTTAACAATCAGGACCCAGACAGTACCCGTTCTTTAGTGGAAGTAGACAGTGAATAGGAAGTAATGAAACACATCTGTGCAGTCCACAAAATGGACAAGGTTTTATTAAGCCACAAGTAGGTAGACAAGGTCTCACTTCCCTGAAATCATGTAATACCTATACTCTTAATATAACTTTAATGTTTTACATTACACCTTGACTACTTACATTTTTTGTACTGTTACACTAATATCAAAACCACCGGAATGCTTCGCCTTTTCTGAGGTGCTGTTGCTATAAGTATTGCTGTACTGTACTGGGAGTGTCTGCGGCGCTCGCCAGCAAGCCGGGTATATTTATCTTGGTGTTAGCAGAGCGGTGGCTACAAAGGTGGAATGTCAGTAAGCCTAAATGTGACTTAAAAGCACCGGTTGCAtttttgtccaataaaataaACACGGACTACTTCTACGGATTTTTATGAATGACCGTATTCATCCCCAAGCACGCCCCCCAATCAATTTGCAGCCCTCTCCTTAACTCCACCCATTTGGAATGTCTGGCCCGCTGCCGGAATGATAATTGGCTGGACATATGGCGATGCATGGGCGGAGATTCTGAGTAGCTGACGAGTTGGTATAAAGTAGATCAGGATACTCTCTCTGTTGAAAGATTTTTTAGAGTGCTGTGACGATCTCGGGCAAGGGATGAAAAGAACTGTTCTCTACACTTCAACGACTTCTATTCATCTAACGCAACTGTGCGACTGTAGTCTATTCAAAAGTTCAGAACTGTCTTCAAGCGGACTAATAACGAGATCAGAGCTTGTTTTTTGACAACTGTCTACTGTTTCACTGGAATTTTCAATAATTATGGCTAAACGTATCATCTTTGTTTTCTTGACAATGGCAGTCACCAGTCAGGTAAGTCGTATCACCTTGGCAGCTGTCAAATTAGTATGACTTTGATCATATGCAAATCATGCAACAAAATAGCAATGGATGAGTGCATTGCTTAGGCTGTTTGCAATGAGCAGTTGGAGGTGATTTGACTGTCATACACAAGTAATTGTGTTTTAGAGAGACACAAGTCAGAACTTTGTCTACCGTTTTTTTCTGTTGCCTGAAGATATATATTTTCAAACTGCTGTAGCCTACAGACTATTTATTTGGTAACACTTTTACAAGACAGTGCTACTGTGTGTAATTACAGTGTAACAATTTTGCAATTATTCATTGTTACAATTAGTTACAATGTACTTACAGTAGTaatccttaaccctaacccagtgtaCTAATGAGTAATTACAATACTTGTTACACCGTGATTACAGTAATAATTACAGTTATAAGGGcactgtaatgtaaaatgtaaccaACTATTTTTGTAGCCTACCAGTCCTACCTTGAATTGTGTCTTTttttatagacatgtgtgtgcttGTCAAATAACTTTGACTCACTGTCTGAGGGTGGGACTTTTACATACTGTAGAATTTTTTTACTGGAAGAAGTTGGCACGGAAGACTAATGTACTGTTACTCGATTCACGAGTTGGCAGGGGATTGGGTACAACACTTAAACAGCTGCCTAGACAGACAAGACATCCACGGGGATGAAGGGGTAGAAATTATATAAGCAAATTAGATTGACTACTTCAAATTGAAGTGAAAGTATATCAATTCATTGTAAATGGTGTTCAAAACCACTCCAAAGGGGACACAATAATCCATTTAAATAATCAGTTGACATCTCACAATGAATATAAAAAGATCAAAATAGACTCGTAGAACATCTGTATCACTAGTAGTGTTTTACCCATGAAGGCAGACCACAACAAGAAATGACATGACAAAAATGACTTTTTACTTTCCTATGCTCTCTCTGTTTATGCCTAGGAACCTAaacctctcctctatcctcccccctctttctctctcctccccacaccTCCAGGTGGGTGCCAGCTGCCCAGCGGTGTGTGAGTGTCCAGCCATGCCCCTCTCGTGCCCCCCCGGGGTGAGTGCGGTGGCCGACGGCTGCGGGTGCTGCAAGGTGTGTGCCTCCCAGCTGAACCAGGACTGCAGCCCCACGATGCCCTGCGACCACCACAAGGGACTGGAGTGCAACTACGGAAATGACGTGACCCTGGCCCAGGGCATCTGCAGGGGTACGGTTGTGACAGGGGGAGGAAGTGGGGCGTTTGGAAGTGTGTATTGTAGAAGTGTTGGGATTCAAAGTGTGTAATGTAGGTTGTAGGTGTTCAGTGTTGGAACTATGAtgaggtgtagtgtgtgtgtatagttagTTGATGCTCTGGGTAGGAGGATTTAGAGTGAGTTTTCGAAGACAAGGGACTAGAGAGGATGTTTTAGAGTTTTTATGTGATAGCATCTTAGGGTCCATGTATGAGAAATATTACCGTAGGACTAAACCATGTGTTGAAAGTCACCACAGCCCCAGGACTTAGCACGTTGTATCCCAGTGGGGGAGGACATTTGGATGTTAAGTAGATTCCTTATGGAGCTCAATCTCACAGAATGGAACTAGTTCTATCTACATCAAACCAAGATTCCAATCCTTCATAGACTAAGAATGGAGGCTCCACCGTGTCCATGATATGCAGACAGAGAGACTCTTCTGGATTCTTACTCACAAGACTTCCTTCCTCTGCCCtttctctgacctctgacctccctCTAGATCTAAGTGTTCTCTCTGGGTTACAGTCTGTGTGTCATGTCAGTGGCGGTTATTGTGTGTTTGCTAGTTGTTAAGGGGAGGATTGCGTAAAGGGGGTTTcagctggtgtaactggagtaTATGACATATTCCTCCCGGTCATACCTGGGATTGTCAGTGGAAGTTCTTGTACTTTGACTTTAAAACACATCCTCATATTTAGACTCTCCAGAGACATGGATGGATGGTTCCCAAAATACCCCCTCGTTACATGATAGCACATTACATACTATAGATAGTAAGCAGTTCCTTGGTCCTGCTGATGGTTTTATTTGTATATAAATCATAAATATGTTACTACCTCAAAGTGGTTTTAGTATCCATCTAAACTGCCCCTAAAGAAATTATGAAGTTGAATTGAGTTGTACTGAACTGTACCTAACTGTACTGTGCTGAACTGAATTCAATGGAATTCAATGCGTTCTCCTCATTTCCCTCTCTTAACAGCGAGAAAGGAGGGTCGTACGTGTGAGTACAACGGGAGGATCTACCAGAACGGTGAGAATTTCCGTGCCGGCTGTAAACACCAGTGTACCTGCATCGACGGCGTCGTGGGCTGTTCCCTGCTCTGTGCCAACCGTCTGCCCCCCGCCACCCCCTCCTGCCCCTACCCCCAGCTGGTCAGGGTGCCAGGGCAGTGCTGCTTCACTGTGGACTGCCACAAGGGTACCTGGCGCCTTCCCCCCACCAAGCAACATCGCCAACCAACACAACCCAAACCTCAGCCAGACCAGTACCAGCCGGATAACACACTGGGCAATGAGCTGGTGGAGAGAGGCAAGGGCTGGGAGAATGAACAAGGCTACAAGCACCTACCTGGTGAGGAGCTGTTGCACTCTTGACATTGACCAAATGCATTGTTATTGATCATGATAGATACTTGGCTGTAGCTTATCATGTACACTGAGCGATCATCGCTATCACAATTAGCATTTTCGGTATAATAGTTGATGACTATTGGTCGATAGTTACTCACGTTTGTCTGTACATCAGTCATGTATCCTGGTTCCTTCCCTCTGTGGTATATTCTCCCTATAactcccttccttccctctgtctcccatgctcctcttcctcccaccCTTCTCAGTATGGAAGCATTCGTTGGAGAAGTGTGTTGTCCAGACAACGGACTGGTCCCATTGCTCACGAAGCTGTGGGATGGGAGTGTCCTCGCGCATCACCAACGACAACGCCCAGTGTAAGCTGGATAGAGAGACGCGCCTCTGCACCATCCGGCCCTGCGGTGACGTAGCCGTCCCACCCAAGGTCAATTCTAGATTTAAACAACGCAGTAGGCaactgtgtagtgtgtgtctgtgtgtctgtgtgcccatCAGTGTGACTGCACATATTTTCATCATCATCCCAGGCAATAACAATATCTCCCTTATCATTTACTGATCTGGTATCACTTTGATAACAAACCCCAACCCCCCAGACCGTTTCCTCTGCGGAGCACGTCCCGGTGGGAACAGACTAGCGTTGATTTACTCACGCTGGCGGTGGCACCCTTTTAAATATagtcccctccaccccacccacAGCATTCCTGCCAAGCAACTGTCCATAGCTAGGCGCCTGGGCCCTGTGCACTCAGCCAGGGAGATGGTGTGTCTATATTAATCCGCATCTGTTTCTCTGGATCAGTGCTTGCGACCCAAATgccacaccctattccctatttagtgcactacttttgaccggggcccatagggctcctGACAGTGCCCATAAgtctctgttcaaaagtagtgtacaatgtagggaatagggtgccatttgggatgcaccacTGTGGGCTGGGAGATTATAGCTGATTTACCACTGAGACGAATAAGGCCTCTGTCTGTCAGAGTGCGAGATTAATGAGTTTCAGTGAGTTTGATTTAAAACTTTgttttgtcactgtgtgttcagTTAATTTCATAACTTTACTATAATTGAATAAACTTCCGTTTTGTTTTCAGTACTGACACTTTGTTAGTGATAAGTGATAAATTCATGATTATTTGGTTGCATAGGCCTTCCGGACTTTTAATTCAAAGATGTTTTAAAGATGTCTGCAAAAGTTTGTTATTTTATTGAAACAATACAGGTGCCCCAACAGTACAGCATGAAACTTTTACTTTCCTCTGCCCTCTCTGattatctccctctttctctctcatcctctcatcccCTTCCTCCTTCTATTCCCTTTACAGAAGGGCAAGAAGTGCTCCCCGAC
Protein-coding regions in this window:
- the LOC115208735 gene encoding CCN family member 1; the protein is MAKRIIFVFLTMAVTSQVGASCPAVCECPAMPLSCPPGVSAVADGCGCCKVCASQLNQDCSPTMPCDHHKGLECNYGNDVTLAQGICRARKEGRTCEYNGRIYQNGENFRAGCKHQCTCIDGVVGCSLLCANRLPPATPSCPYPQLVRVPGQCCFTVDCHKGTWRLPPTKQHRQPTQPKPQPDQYQPDNTLGNELVERGKGWENEQGYKHLPVWKHSLEKCVVQTTDWSHCSRSCGMGVSSRITNDNAQCKLDRETRLCTIRPCGDVAVPPKKGKKCSPTPKAPEPMRLSYGECQSVRLYRPNYCGVCTDGRCCSPLRTRTVPVIFMCPDGKRFQRDAMFIQSCKCSKECGHLNEVALPPQHWMYGDTHKFID